The genomic window TACACCAATTTCCATAATGAATCTGCTTGTAAGTTGTAACCGAACATGGTGCAGGTCCAAGGTCTGCTCAACCGTAACTTCTCATTCTCCTTCTCattccaaaaggagagaagaaaaaaGGATACATTATGTAAAGTGTTGCAGTTTAGTCTATTAACTGATTGTTAGAGTGCTTATATGTTTCTTCCCTTATTCTCTGTTTTGCTTTGTTCTGTCTTACTGTTATATGACTGCAGCTAACGAATCGAACATGGGGTTTTGTCGCCGACAGAGAGCTGTTAGGAACCAAGGTAATAAGTGATGTGATTTTGCAGCACCTGCACATCTTTGGTAGGATGCCAGGATCATGGAACTTAGACAGAATTGTAGATACTATAGAAGTCACAAGTCTCAACCaggttacacacacacacacacacacacacacacacacttcctgtTCAGTACCAAGTACTGATCACTTGTTTATAACAAAATCAGTAGGCCACTTGGTATGTTGTTACCCACTACTATGTCCATATCCAAGACAAACTGACTCGTctcacaaagaaaagaaaagaaacacatGCCAGTATACTTGCCAAGTTCTTTTGTGTAAAATCTCCCTCAATAGCCAAAAACAAAGTTCCTAGATGTAGCAACCTAAAaactatttcttttcttttggaGCACAAAAATATACAATGTACAAGTTGGGTGGGAATCTGATGCACGAAGAGGTTTTGTGTGAAGAGCTAAAATCCACAATGCTATTTGCTCTCAATGGCAATAGCTCGGAGTTCTCTGAGGTTGCAGGCAATTTCCCTTATGAATTGCGCGCCTTCTTTTCCATTCTTAAGGGAGTTTATGCTGTGCTCGAGGAAATCCCGGTCTCCTTCtagagtcttcaatcttttattCAAGCTCGAGATTTCCTCTTGGAATGTGGATAGGTCAGCTTCCCCATCCATTCTAGAAGATTGACCTTCCTTAGCCAAGAGAATGGACTCTTGTGTCTCCTCTGTAGCATCTGAATTTGATAAATCTGTAGAAGTATCGTTGTTGGAGTACAAGTgaagcttcttctccagcttcctcaaaCTTTCTGATATGTATGCCCTCTCATCTTCAAGCAAAGCTGCAGTGCTATTTTGTTCTTCAAAGGGGAGCTGATCATCTTGTTCCTTTATTGGCCCTCCACCTCCAGGTTGTGTCCTGCACTTTTGAAGCTCGGCTTCCAATTCCTGTATTTGATGTTCTCTCTGAGCAAGCAGCTCGTTAGCTTCAGCAAGCGCTTCGCCATCGTACTCTGCTTGCTCCTCCATCATCCTCTGGTAATGAGAGGCTTCCATCTGCATTGCAGCCTTCTCATCCTGCAGCCTGGTGATCATGGCCAGTGCTTGGTTTGCAGCGATCGCCGCGGCGTTCCTCTCTTCTTCCAGCTCCCTGCAGAGGAGGTGTATCGACCTCCGGTCTAGATCAATCTGTCGTCTCAGCCGGTCGATGGTGCTCTCACCTTCCATCTCGCTAACAATGCTTCCGTCCAGCGATTCCAGACCAGAAACATTTCTCTCGAGCGAGATCCTTCTTGTTATGTTCTGCAGTATCAAATCATCACCACGCCCATACGCTCGTGGGCTAGGGCCTGGGTCAAGCCAAGTTGCCTCGAGCCCCCTGGAAGCTGAAAGCTGTGATAGCAGTAGCCTCAGTTCTCCATTTACACTAGCTGAAGAGCCCTTTCCAAGAATCACATCGGTCAAGGTTGGGGATGGGAAACCACTCCTCATGCCAATGGCGAGATTGTAGGCCTCGTTCATGCTGATCTGAGTGCTAAGAGATGGTCTCCTTTCACCAACCGTTTCAATTGTCTGGGGATGTTCCTCAATGGCATCAAGACCCTGAGATACCTCACCATTTGATCTGACAGCAACTGGTGGAATATGAGTCTCTTTAGCATCTGATCAAAATGGTTAAATATAAGGACCACATTTAAAATACTGTGCTGGATGGAAGGTACAAACGAACAAACCTTTTGCTAACAAATCTTTGGAAGTTGAACTGGAAGGATCATGTGATGTCAGTCCATCTATTCCGGTATCACCAGTCCATTCAGCTTTTTTAGGATTATCTTCAACTTCAGCAAGAGTTTCTGAATCGGCACTAACCTGTGAAACGGGGACATCCCTGAAATTATCTGAAAGAGAGTAGAAATGAATCCCGAGATTCAGTTAATATAGATACGTGGATGCTACAGTGGAGAAAGAGAGACAAAACTAAGAAACCTTTCGGATATGTATCTTCTGAAGCAACATAATGATAGTCCTTGGGTACTGGTTCACTTGTAACTGGATTATTAGCCAATGTGCTTCTCTGGTGAAATACGTCACTTGATATCGCAGTGATTTCTGTCCCCTGAGCTTCTTCTGGATCATATTAACAATTATTTGTTGTGTCATGGTGGTTCGATGAATAGAAACAAAATGTCCTTCATTTGGTTATGAATTATTATCAGGATACCATACCTTTTATATTTTTATCCGCTGCAACAGCATAGTGTTGTTCGAGTATTGTGAATTGAGATGTATATGGATCGATGCTGCTGTCATTCGTCCTCTGACATGATTCAGTTTCACAAATAATCTTAGGTAACTCATCAACTGATGCAACTGGAATTTGGGGAACAGTGGCATCTGCACAATTATCCATGCAATTATAGGATCTGTCAACATAAAAAAAAGTGGAAATAGTGGAAGTTATCCAGGTTGGGAAATATGATTTACCTTCTAAAGATAACTCTTCAATGGCAATTAGAGGGCCATGCTGTGATGCTCGTCTTCTGGACGAGATGTCCTCTGCTTCCATTTGGCTCCCACTAATCACACTGTCAGGGTCATAATTCCGAACATGATCTGCCGAACATGCATCACCGGAGTCAGTCACTTTTTGTTCTTCCTGAACATTCATTTCAGATGGCTTGGCCACCGCAGGGGATGGAACACCTGGTATCTCAAAAACTGCATCTTCTTGAAAGTCTCTATTTTCCATATCATAGGCTTCATGAGGGTGAGAATCTCTGCCATCATCAGCACAAGGAACCTCAACCTCGGAGTCAGATGTCATCTGTAGAGCACTGTATCTCTCATGATATGTATGATCACTCTGGTGGTAAATGTCTTTGGTTTCAATTGATTCGTCCAGTTGCCATGATACAGGATAATCCGTGCAAATCTTTGGTGACTTGGCATATTGGAGCTCTCCACTCTTCTGAGAAAACAGCGATACACTCCGTTGTTCAAAATGTTGTGCACAACATGAACAAATTCTAGTAAGAGGAGAATGTAACACACCATCACCCCCCTGAGTACCGTTGAGTACATTGACATCCACGGTGGGCTCACCTgtgttgtcattgttgtttggTGTCACTTTTGGAGCAAGTGAGCTACTGCTGCATCCATCACACATACTTTCCGCGCCCACAAGTTTCTGGTGGAGGCGGCAGAAGGCCAAAGATGAGAGCTCTGACTTGTGAGTTTTGCAGATCAATTCCCTGTAGAAGCACGGTTCCTCGTTACCGAGGACATGATCTAGCCTCGAGCAGAACGGACAAGGTACCGGTAGTTTGCAGAGACGGGCAAATCTGGTGATGTGGAAGGAGTAAACTGCGTCGATGAATAGCAGAAGCATCAAGATCCACTCGAGCAATGCCGAGGACAGTGCGACGGGCAATCGCCGCAGGACTGTCATCCTTGTTCCCATTGTCCAACAGTATACTCGAATCTTCACGACAGTTGGTCCAACACGCTGTTTAGATGGTCAGAGGTGGTTGGTGTTGAAGCAGGATCGCTACAAGAAGTCAAAGCAAAGGTTAGTAATCAGCAAAGTGGGAATTTACTTCAGTGTTACAGTTATTCCGCTTGGTGATAAAAGTAACAAGACTTCATTGAAGCTGTAACCTGTAACCTAGAGACATCAGAATTCGGTACGATAAAGCCTTTGCCTTATCATTGAGAAGATGAACGGGAAAATAATGATGGTAGTGTCATTGCAGCGATATAGGCAGGATTGGTGAAGTATAAAGCCAGTCTTAGCTGGAGGGAGAGACCGAATGCCAGGTTGGAAAAGCAATTGATAGCAGCAAGTGTCGGGCACCCACTAGGCAACTACAGTGGCTAATTGGCAATCGCAGATACACTAGACCAAGAATAAATTACGCAGGACAGATGATCCTTGTAGTGAGCTGAAACTTGCTGAGAGCTGAGCAACTAAACTCCGGCAATAACACACCATACTCCGGCAACGAAATCCACTTGGCATAATGGGATTCTAACAGTGATACCAACTTTTCCTCAAAGCTGTGGGTGAAATCCTACCGTCTCAGCTCCCAAATCCCCAATAGAAAATAACTACCAGGAATCTAGGATGCGTACAGAATCAAAGCAAATAAGCCACGAGCTTAAAACTAAGAATAAAAGGAACAACACGGTAAGCAAGAGTTGCTTCCTTGCAAGGCACAGTCCCAGGAAGCAAACTAAGCTCAAATCACGGGTCAGCCACAGAAGGAAATCACAGGAGGAGCAGAGATAGAATTAGAACCTCGCCTGTCGATCCAAGCCGATAATCAGCACGCCGTGAGAGATCCCGATCTGCGACGATGGCCGGAGCAGAGCCAAAAAGGAAGGGGGTGGCGGGCGGGCGGCTGGCTTAAGGCTAAGCAGAGCAGCATCAGGAGGAGGAGCAAAATGATGAGGCGGAAAGGTGGCAGGGAGATATATTCTCCCCACCGCCGAAACGAGCCAAAACCGAAAGCGGGGGCAAGTGGGCGGTGGCCGGTGGCGAGGCCACGACGGGGCGGCGTACCGAAAGGGGGAAAGCCGGACAGCGACGCGGCGCGGTCAGACGAGGGCTGCCCAGCCGAAAGGCGTGCGGTGGTTGAGCTCTTCTGTCTCTTGGTTTTAGTTGGTTTAGTGGTCACTGCTGCTGACTGCTGCTGAGTAGATTAGCGCTAACGGGGGTTGTTCAGAGGGTGCTTGGATGCAggagactatttttagtctgactaaaaaaagtctattttagaggctaaagtttcaAGCACCCCTCAGTAAAGAAAGgttaggactagtcttgaggctaaaattttttagtcacagaaaacctactaaaatatgtattagtcctctctctcctcatttaattcctctcctttaacacatgcgagttctggattggagggtttggaggataataaatgtttaataacttgattttagtcttttagtatttggatccaagcatggatgaggctagcaaATTTTAGTCCCattacttttagtcatgagactaaaacgtatctaAGCATCCTCTTAGGCTGCTCCGCGGAGAATGACGTCTTGATGTGAACGGAGGAATCATATCAATAATGGTGGACTGGAAAGGATGATGGCGGTATTAATTGGGAGTCTGACTCTTCACGCCTCGGGGAGTTTGGCCCGGTCTTCAAGCTATCAAAGCTAGAGAAGAATGAAATTCGCAGGCCAGGCGCGTGCATCTAAGAAACATCTACAGAGCGATCGATTTGCTTCGTGATCTAAACGTATGTTTTCATGGAAATTGGCTGAAAAATGGATGAAATTTCTTAATATTTAATCTGTACAAATACTTTCACGGTCCATTATTATACGCTACCCAGTGGCGAATCCCGGACGAAAATGGAGGGTCGGCTCAAAGTTAACGTAAAAAAAACAAAATGTTCGTTTGAAGAAAATAAACTCCGTCTCGTAATTCCTTTCTCCAAATGTTGATATTTTCTCAGATTACTACCGGAAACATGTAGTATTTAATGAAAAAATTCTGATTTTTAAATATATTAATTTTTGAACAAAATTTTGGATCTGCTTAGCTAAATAGCCATAATTTCCTAGTCCATTTGTCAACCTTCCAAGAATACTACTAGAAACATGTAGTATTTACTGGAGTTTTTGAACAAAATTTTATATCTGCTTAGAGCATTTTCAGTCGGACTAGGCAAATTCAGGCCCTCAACCGCCTCCGGGCGCGTCCGCGGGTACTGACCGTTTAGTCCTCATATTTCTCGTCCAGATCCACATATCTCATATCCGATCATATAT from Triticum aestivum cultivar Chinese Spring chromosome 3B, IWGSC CS RefSeq v2.1, whole genome shotgun sequence includes these protein-coding regions:
- the LOC123070954 gene encoding myosin-binding protein 1 isoform X2 produces the protein MGTRMTVLRRLPVALSSALLEWILMLLLFIDAVYSFHITRFARLCKLPVPCPFCSRLDHVLGNEEPCFYRELICKTHKSELSSLAFCRLHQKLVGAESMCDGCSSSSLAPKVTPNNNDNTGEPTVDVNVLNGTQGGDGVLHSPLTRICSCCAQHFEQRSVSLFSQKSGELQYAKSPKICTDYPVSWQLDESIETKDIYHQSDHTYHERYSALQMTSDSEVEVPCADDGRDSHPHEAYDMENRDFQEDAVFEIPGVPSPAVAKPSEMNVQEEQKVTDSGDACSADHVRNYDPDSVISGSQMEAEDISSRRRASQHGPLIAIEELSLEDATVPQIPVASVDELPKIICETESCQRTNDSSIDPYTSQFTILEQHYAVAADKNIKEAQGTEITAISSDVFHQRSTLANNPVTSEPVPKDYHYVASEDTYPKDNFRDVPVSQVSADSETLAEVEDNPKKAEWTGDTGIDGLTSHDPSSSTSKDLLAKDAKETHIPPVAVRSNGEVSQGLDAIEEHPQTIETVGERRPSLSTQISMNEAYNLAIGMRSGFPSPTLTDVILGKGSSASVNGELRLLLSQLSASRGLEATWLDPGPSPRAYGRGDDLILQNITRRISLERNVSGLESLDGSIVSEMEGESTIDRLRRQIDLDRRSIHLLCRELEEERNAAAIAANQALAMITRLQDEKAAMQMEASHYQRMMEEQAEYDGEALAEANELLAQREHQIQELEAELQKCRTQPGGGGPIKEQDDQLPFEEQNSTAALLEDERAYISESLRKLEKKLHLYSNNDTSTDLSNSDATEETQESILLAKEGQSSRMDGEADLSTFQEEISSLNKRLKTLEGDRDFLEHSINSLKNGKEGAQFIREIACNLRELRAIAIESK
- the LOC123070954 gene encoding myosin-binding protein 1 isoform X3; this translates as MGTRMTVLRRLPVALSSALLEWILMLLLFIDAVYSFHITRFARLCKLPVPCPFCSRLDHVLGNEEPCFYRELICKTHKSELSSLAFCRLHQKLVGAESMCDGCSSSSLAPKVTPNNNDNTGEPTVDVNVLNGTQGGDGVLHSPLTRICSCCAQHFEQRSVSLFSQKSGELQYAKSPKICTDYPVSWQLDESIETKDIYHQSDHTYHERYSALQMTSDSEVEVPCADDGRDSHPHEAYDMENRDFQEDAVFEIPGVPSPAVAKPSEMNVQEEQKVTDSGDACSADHVRNYDPDSVISGSQMEAEDISSRRRASQHGPLIAIEELSLEDATVPQIPVASVDELPKIICETESCQRTNDSSIDPYTSQFTILEQHYAVAADKNIKEEAQGTEITAISSDVFHQRSTLANNPVTSEPVPKDYHYVASEDTYPKDNFRDVPVSQVSADSETLAEVEDNPKKAEWTGDTGIDGLTSHDPSSSTSKDLLAKVAVRSNGEVSQGLDAIEEHPQTIETVGERRPSLSTQISMNEAYNLAIGMRSGFPSPTLTDVILGKGSSASVNGELRLLLSQLSASRGLEATWLDPGPSPRAYGRGDDLILQNITRRISLERNVSGLESLDGSIVSEMEGESTIDRLRRQIDLDRRSIHLLCRELEEERNAAAIAANQALAMITRLQDEKAAMQMEASHYQRMMEEQAEYDGEALAEANELLAQREHQIQELEAELQKCRTQPGGGGPIKEQDDQLPFEEQNSTAALLEDERAYISESLRKLEKKLHLYSNNDTSTDLSNSDATEETQESILLAKEGQSSRMDGEADLSTFQEEISSLNKRLKTLEGDRDFLEHSINSLKNGKEGAQFIREIACNLRELRAIAIESK
- the LOC123070954 gene encoding myosin-binding protein 1 isoform X1, which codes for MGTRMTVLRRLPVALSSALLEWILMLLLFIDAVYSFHITRFARLCKLPVPCPFCSRLDHVLGNEEPCFYRELICKTHKSELSSLAFCRLHQKLVGAESMCDGCSSSSLAPKVTPNNNDNTGEPTVDVNVLNGTQGGDGVLHSPLTRICSCCAQHFEQRSVSLFSQKSGELQYAKSPKICTDYPVSWQLDESIETKDIYHQSDHTYHERYSALQMTSDSEVEVPCADDGRDSHPHEAYDMENRDFQEDAVFEIPGVPSPAVAKPSEMNVQEEQKVTDSGDACSADHVRNYDPDSVISGSQMEAEDISSRRRASQHGPLIAIEELSLEDATVPQIPVASVDELPKIICETESCQRTNDSSIDPYTSQFTILEQHYAVAADKNIKEEAQGTEITAISSDVFHQRSTLANNPVTSEPVPKDYHYVASEDTYPKDNFRDVPVSQVSADSETLAEVEDNPKKAEWTGDTGIDGLTSHDPSSSTSKDLLAKDAKETHIPPVAVRSNGEVSQGLDAIEEHPQTIETVGERRPSLSTQISMNEAYNLAIGMRSGFPSPTLTDVILGKGSSASVNGELRLLLSQLSASRGLEATWLDPGPSPRAYGRGDDLILQNITRRISLERNVSGLESLDGSIVSEMEGESTIDRLRRQIDLDRRSIHLLCRELEEERNAAAIAANQALAMITRLQDEKAAMQMEASHYQRMMEEQAEYDGEALAEANELLAQREHQIQELEAELQKCRTQPGGGGPIKEQDDQLPFEEQNSTAALLEDERAYISESLRKLEKKLHLYSNNDTSTDLSNSDATEETQESILLAKEGQSSRMDGEADLSTFQEEISSLNKRLKTLEGDRDFLEHSINSLKNGKEGAQFIREIACNLRELRAIAIESK